One Chengkuizengella sediminis DNA segment encodes these proteins:
- a CDS encoding response regulator — protein sequence MLKVMIVEDEQPTLDLMKILIDENSELFVVGSFTNPIEALEKFPAIQPDVVFLDVEMPEMTGIQLAEKLIQVNEDIQIVFTTAYEQYALEAFKVNAVDYLVKFVTSDDIDRVVVRLIKNDKHMNKLNSLEIYKEMPIHCFGTFEVRGVNGLIVKWPTRKTEELFAYFLINPNQIISKWRLMDLLWSKNCAQNLHTTIHRLKKALRENNILLNIQKLNEGYMLEMQSVTCDLVEFRQYFSHHSKVLKENLAESERVFRLYKGNLFEEKDYMWSLALDRDLSEKYIFLTNELATYYMIKNDLSRAEGIIKTCLSLYPEHEKINRLLLKLYALNDHE from the coding sequence ATGCTTAAGGTGATGATTGTTGAAGATGAACAACCGACACTAGATTTAATGAAGATTCTAATTGATGAGAATTCTGAATTATTCGTTGTGGGTAGTTTTACAAATCCTATTGAAGCATTGGAGAAGTTCCCCGCAATTCAGCCAGATGTTGTTTTTCTTGATGTAGAGATGCCAGAAATGACTGGAATACAATTGGCTGAGAAACTGATTCAAGTGAATGAGGATATACAAATTGTTTTTACAACAGCATATGAGCAGTATGCTCTTGAAGCTTTTAAAGTAAATGCTGTTGATTATTTAGTAAAGTTTGTAACTTCTGACGATATTGATCGGGTAGTAGTTAGATTAATTAAAAATGATAAACATATGAATAAATTAAATTCATTAGAAATATACAAAGAAATGCCAATTCATTGCTTTGGGACGTTTGAAGTAAGAGGAGTAAACGGATTAATTGTAAAATGGCCAACAAGAAAAACTGAAGAACTGTTCGCATATTTTTTAATAAACCCTAATCAAATCATCAGTAAATGGAGATTGATGGATTTATTGTGGTCTAAAAATTGCGCACAAAATCTCCACACTACAATTCATCGGTTAAAAAAAGCCTTAAGGGAAAATAACATTTTGTTAAATATTCAAAAGTTGAATGAAGGATATATGCTTGAAATGCAATCAGTCACTTGTGACCTAGTAGAATTCAGACAATATTTCTCACATCATTCAAAGGTTTTGAAAGAAAATTTAGCTGAAAGTGAAAGAGTTTTTCGTTTGTACAAAGGTAATCTATTTGAGGAGAAGGATTATATGTGGAGTTTAGCTTTAGATAGGGACTTATCAGAAAAATATATCTTCTTAACAAATGAGTTGGCTACTTATTATATGATCAAAAATGACTTAAGCCGTGCGGAAGGTATTATAAAAACATGTTTATCTTTATACCCAGAACATGAGAAGATAAACCGATTACTTTTAAAGCTTTATGCGTTGAATGATCATGAATAA
- a CDS encoding RCC1 domain-containing protein has protein sequence MKKIVHLFLSFILVVTSMTSVAVNSSFAEDLISKPTDVYAGQHFNMLLEGDNTVRAWGWNRNGQLGNGTTIDQWTAVPVIDHDNNELNNISAISGGLRHSFAMDEDGEIWAWGYNNYGQLGDGTTEDRKKAVSVELVDDDHNILSNIQAITGGFQHSLATDGHGEVWAWGYNSYGQLGDGTTESKSNPVPVLVDNEGNKLSNITAIAASSEYSLALDGNGEVWTWGRNDYGQLGDGTTKSKSNPVSVLVDDEGNKLSNITAIVAGVEHNLALDGEGKVWSWGRNNKGQLGVDPSLGHSKVALMVEELNNIQAIAIGHEYSLALDDNGEVWSWGRNEDGQLGDGTLEDKFTPVPVLVDNEGNKLSNISAISAGYNHSLAMDDDGKIWAWGGNYYGQLGDCKKSGNR, from the coding sequence ATGAAAAAAATAGTTCATTTATTTCTATCTTTTATTTTAGTAGTTACCTCGATGACATCAGTTGCAGTGAATTCTAGTTTTGCGGAGGATTTGATATCAAAGCCAACTGATGTTTATGCTGGTCAGCATTTTAATATGTTGTTAGAGGGAGATAATACAGTGCGGGCATGGGGATGGAATAGAAATGGTCAACTAGGAAATGGTACAACAATAGATCAATGGACAGCTGTACCAGTAATAGATCATGATAATAATGAGTTGAACAACATTAGTGCAATTTCTGGTGGATTAAGACATAGTTTTGCAATGGATGAGGATGGAGAGATATGGGCATGGGGTTATAATAATTATGGTCAACTAGGAGATGGTACAACAGAAGATCGGAAAAAAGCTGTATCTGTTGAACTAGTAGATGACGATCATAATATATTGAGTAATATCCAAGCTATTACTGGTGGATTTCAGCATAGTTTAGCTACAGATGGACATGGTGAGGTATGGGCATGGGGTTATAATAGTTATGGTCAATTAGGAGACGGTACAACAGAAAGTAAGTCCAATCCTGTTCCTGTATTAGTAGATAATGAAGGTAATAAATTAAGTAATATTACAGCGATTGCTGCATCATCTGAATATAGTTTAGCGTTAGATGGTAACGGAGAGGTATGGACATGGGGAAGAAATGATTATGGTCAATTAGGAGATGGTACAACAAAATCAAAGTCCAATCCTGTTTCTGTATTAGTAGATGATGAAGGTAATAAATTGAGCAATATCACAGCTATTGTTGCTGGAGTTGAACATAATTTAGCGTTAGACGGCGAAGGAAAGGTATGGTCATGGGGAAGAAATAATAAAGGTCAGTTAGGAGTTGATCCATCTTTAGGACATAGCAAGGTGGCTTTAATGGTAGAAGAATTGAATAACATTCAGGCAATTGCTATTGGTCATGAGTACAGTTTAGCATTAGATGATAACGGAGAGGTATGGTCATGGGGAAGAAATGAAGATGGTCAATTGGGAGATGGTACACTAGAAGATAAGTTCACACCTGTACCCGTATTAGTAGATAATGAAGGTAATAAATTAAGTAATATCTCAGCCATTTCTGCTGGATATAACCATAGTTTAGCAATGGATGATGATGGAAAGATATGGGCTTGGGGAGGAAATTATTATGGCCAACTAGGAGATTGTAAAAAGTCGGGGAATAGATGA
- a CDS encoding cadherin-like beta sandwich domain-containing protein → MDLSASDGNLELLEFNQYELNYDVKVNSDVSSIEVTATADDENATITIDGKEGTNKLIDLFIGDTVIKVEVTAEDGETKKTYTITVEREVPPLSEDANLIDLTVSEGELTPAFAADDDEYIVEVEDDITSIEVSAIAADDENATIKIDQI, encoded by the coding sequence TTGGATTTAAGTGCAAGCGATGGAAACTTAGAACTTTTAGAATTTAATCAGTACGAATTGAATTATGATGTCAAAGTTAACAGTGATGTTTCAAGTATTGAAGTTACAGCTACAGCAGATGATGAAAATGCAACCATCACAATTGATGGCAAAGAAGGAACGAATAAATTGATTGACTTATTCATCGGAGATACAGTCATCAAAGTAGAAGTCACAGCGGAAGATGGAGAAACAAAGAAGACATATACAATAACGGTAGAAAGAGAAGTACCGCCGTTATCAGAAGATGCCAATTTAATAGACTTAACAGTAAGTGAGGGGGAATTAACCCCAGCATTTGCTGCTGACGATGATGAATACATAGTCGAAGTGGAAGATGATATCACAAGCATAGAAGTATCAGCCATAGCAGCGGATGATGAAAATGCAACCATCAAGATTGATCAAATCTGA